The Variovorax sp. S12S4 genome includes the window GATGTAGAGATCGGGCTTGATCTCCCTTGCACGCCGCACGATCTGCTCCAGGTCGAGCTTGGCGCCCGAGATGTTCGACGCGTAGATGACATTGAGCAGGCAGGTTTCCTTGTCCACCAGCCGCACGATCTCGTCGGCATCGACGCCGCCGGTCTCGGGATTGCTGCGTGCCACCCGCAGCTCGCGGCCGGCCCGTTGTGCATAGAGGCTCATCGCGTCGAACGACGAGGGATGCTCGAGTACGGTGGTAACCATGTTCGTGCCCGGCACGTTCTCGGCGACCGCGCGCACCATGTCGAACATGGCGCCCGACGCGGTCAACGACGCATACACACTGCCGCCGCGCGCGTTGAAGATGGTGCGCAGGTCGTCCGTGCCGCGAGCCTGAATCTGCTGCAGTTCGACAGCTGCGGCGTGGATGCGCTCCGCGTTGTCGGGAATGGCATCGACCTGCGCGAAGCGCTCGACCGCCGCCTTCAGCCGGAACGAGCCGCCCGCATTGTCGAAATAGAGCCGCTCGCGCCCGTGGTGGTCGTGGTCGACGTTGAGAAAGCGCTGCTTCACCGCGCGCATGAGCGCATCGGGAAACGCCAGTCCGTTGGCGTGGTGTGTGGTGGCCGGCATCCTCAAACGCCCTTGTTGTTCGGGTTCTTGTAGGCCTCGCGCACCGCGTCGGACATCGGGAAATTCAGGTTCACGTTGCGCGGCGGAATGGGCGACATGAACCACTTGGCGTAGAGCTTGTCGATGGCGCCGGACTTCATCATCTCGGTCACGGCCTGGTCGACGATGGCCTTGAACTCGGGGTCTTCCTTGCGCATCATGATGCCGTAGGGCTCTTGCCGCAGCACGTCCTTGAGCAGCTTGTAGTCGGAGGCATTGGGCTGGTTGGCAATGAGGCCGGCGAGCTGCACATCGTCGAGCACATAGGCCACGGCGCGGTCGCTCGCCAGCAGCAGGAAGGCGTCGGCCGTGTCCTTGCCTGCGATCTCCTGCACCTCGATGTTCTCGGTCTTGCGGAAGCCGCGCAGCAGCTGCATCGAGGTGCTGCCCGCCACGGTGGCCACGGTCTTGCCCTGCAGGTCGGCAATCGAGTTGATGCCCGAGTTCTTCTTGACCGCGGCGGTGATGTTGGTGACGAAGTGGCTCGGCGCAAAGTCGACCTGCTGCTGGCGCTGCACGGTGTTGGTGGTGGTCGCGCAGTCGAGGTCGACCGTACCGTTCTGCACCAGCGGAATGCGGTTGGTCGAATTGAGCAGCGTGTAGCGCACGTCGATCTTCTGCATGCCCAGCTTGGCCTTGATGGCGTCGACCACCTTCAGGCAAATTTCGTTGGTGAAGCCGATGGGCGCGCTTTCTGCACCCGTCTTGTAGGAGAACGGAATCTGCGTGTCGCGGCTGCCGATCTGCACCGTGCCGCTTTCCTTGATCTTGCGCAGCGTGGGGCTTTCTTGCGCCGCCGCGACACCGCAGGCCAGCGCGATGCCGGCGCCAAGCACGAGAGACAGTTTGAAGTTCATGGAATGTTCCTTTGAAGATGAAGCAGGAAGTACACGGAGCAGCACGGTGCGAATCTTCGGCGCGGCTTCAAATTTCCAAAAGCGATTTTTTGTGATTGAATTACATGAATAAAAGTATTCATTTCAGGAACCCCGGCGCATCGTGATGACCTTCAAGCAACTCGAGGCCCTGTACTGGATCGCCAAGCTCGGCGGCTTTGCGCAGGCGGCCAACCAGCTTCACACCTCGCAATCGGCCGTGTCCAAGCGGGTGCATGAACTCGAGCTGCTGTTCGACACCGAGCTTTTCGACCGAACCCAGCGCACCGCCCGGCTAACCGAAAAAGGCGAAGAGATGTTCGTGCTTGCGGCCCGGCTGCTCGAACAGCGCGATGCCGCCGTCGAGCAGTTCAGCAAGCCGGGCGTGGTGGAGCGGCGGCTGCGCATCGGCGTGACGGAACTCACCGCAATGACCTGGTTGCCCCGGCTGGTGGGGCTGATCCAGCGGCACTACCCCAAGGTCATTCTCGAGCCCGACGTGGACGACAGCCTGCAGCTGCGCGACAAGCTGCTGGCGGACGAACTCGACCTGGTGATCGTGCCCGACACCTTTGCCGATTCGCGCATGCAGAGCAAGTCCATCGGCAAGGTGCAGAGCGCCTGGATGTGCAAGCCGGGCGTGGTGGCCGCCGCCGGCACCGTGCGGCTGCACGAACTCGCCCGGCACCGCATGCTGGTGCAAGGCAGCAACTCGGGCACAGGACGCGCCTACGACGCGTGGATGAAGGACCAGGGCGTGCAGCCCTCGGACACCATCGTGGTGAGCAACCTCGTGGCGCTGACGGGCCTCACGGTATCGGGCCTGGGCGTGAGCTACCTGCCGCGCCAGTGCCTCGACCCGCTCGTTTCAGCCGGCATGCTTGCCGTGATCGAGGTGATGCCCGCCCTGCCCGCGGTGCATTACGTGGCCATGAACAAGGGCGAGCACCGTAGCGCGCTCACTTCGTCGATCGTGATGCTGGCGCAGGAGTGCTGCGACTTCACGCGCATGTTCCAGGCCCAAGCCGATGAAGAACACGACAAAAAACGCGAGGAAGAACGCAAGCAATGAGCAAGGTGGCTGGTGCACACTTGGGCCCATGAAACGCCGCAAGCAAACCTCGTCCACGCCGTTCATCCGCGTCGGGCCCAGCGGAGTGCACGGGCTCGGCGCCTTTGCAACGCGCGACTTGCCCGCCTACGCATTCCTCGGGCTCTACGAAGGCCGCCGCTACACGCAGCAGGAAATCGCCGCCGGCGCGTGGAACGACCAGCTCACCTACCTCTTCACCCTCTCCAACCAAGAGACCATCGACGGCGGCAAGGGCGGCAACGGCACGCGCCACCTCAACCATGCCTGCGACCCCAACTGCGAGGCGGTCGAAGAGTACGACGATGCGGGCGAGCTGGTGCTGAAGTTCCAGACCATCGTGCCGGTGGATGCGGGCGACGAGCTGTTCATCGACTATTCCCTGACCGCCGACGACGGTTCGCCGGCCTCCAAATACCCTTGCCATTGCGGTTCGCCCAACTGCCGCGGCACCATGCTGGCCCCGGTCGAGGCGGAGTGACCGCGCGCTGATCCGTTCACCTGGCGGCGGGGCGTGCTACGCTTGAACGGCCCCCAACAATGCCATGGCACTCGCGCCGCAAAAGCGAGCTTCCCCGAATGAAATCCGCCTTTCACATCGCGGTCCTCGACGACGAAGTCGACATCACCCAGCTGCTGGCCAACTACCTTCAAAGCCACGGCTTTCGAGTGACGCAGCTGCACGACGGCGCCTCGCTCATGAAGCTGATGGGCAGCGATCCGGCCGACCTCGTCCTGCTCGACCTGGGGCTGCCCGGCGAAGACGGCTTTTCCATCGCCCGCCGCATGCGCGAAAACTGGCGCTGCGGGCTCGTCATCGTCACCGGCCGCGGCGACGCGGTGGACAAGGTCGTCGGCCTGGAAGTGGGCGCCGACGACTACGTGACCAAGCCGTTCGATTTGCGCGAACTGGTGGCACGGGTCAAGGCCGTGCTCAGGCGATTGGCACCCGACGATGCGTCCACTGCAGCGGCGGCCGCGCCTGCATCGGCCGCAGCGAACCCTTCCGAGCGGCTCCGCTTCGCCGGATGGCAGCTCGACCTCGCGGCGCGCAGCCTGACCAACCCACAAGGCCAGAACGTTTCGCTCACGGGCGGTGAATTCGATCTGCTGTGCGCATTTGCGCACCACCCAGGGCGCGTGCTCTCGCGCGACTTCCTGCTTGAGCAAACACGCGGACGCGAAGCCGCTCCTTTCGACCGCACCATCGACGTGCAGGTCGGCCGGCTGCGCAAGAAGATCGAAGCCGATCCGGACGATCCGCAGATCATCAAGTCGGTGCGGGGCGCGGGCTACATCCTGGTTCCGCCGGTCACCCAGGGCTGAGCCGAGCGTATGGCCAACCCCTCTTCGCCCAAGACTGCCGAGCCGACGCTTGCCACCTTGCAGGGGCTGCCTTCCGGCATTGAAGAGAGCAGCGTCTTCCGGTCGCTCTTCATTGCCTATCCCGATGCCCTGCTGCTCGTCGACCAGGCCGGCGGCATCGTGCTGGCCAACCCTTCCGCGGCCAGCCTGCTCGGCTTTGCGGTGGACGAACTGGTCGGGCTGAACGTCGACGCCCTGGTGCCCGACAGCATCCGCCCGCGCCATGCCGCCTACCGCGAAGCCTATGGCCGGGCACCCCGCGCGCGGCCCATGGGCACGCAGATGGAGCTCGTGGCCAAGCGCAAGGACGGCAGCGAGGTGATGGTGGAGATCGCGCTCAGTCCGCTGCAAAGCCACGGCCTGCCGTTCGTGGTGGCCGCCATCCGCGACATTGGCGCCTACCCGCGCGTGAAGCAGGCGCTGCAGCGGGCGCGCTACAGCGACTACCTCGCGCAGCTGGGCCGACTGGCGGTCGACACGCGCGACCCGCAGGTGATGCTCGACCACGTGCCCACCATTGCGGCGGAAGCGCTGGAGGTCGAGGTGGCCATGGTGCTGCTGCTGGAAAGCAGCCGTCTCGAATTCCGCGTGGCGAGCGGCGTGGGCCTGGTGCCCGGCGAAGAAATCGGCGCGCGCATTGCGAGCCATGCGAACACGCCGCCCGGTTTCGTGTTTGCCGAGGCTCAGCCCGTGGAAGTGCCCGACTACGGCAGTGAGCGCCGCTTCGCCGTGCCGCAGGCCTACCTCGACGCCGGCCTGGTGAGCGCACTGGCCGTGCCCTTCTACGACCGCGGGCGCTTCATCGGCGTGTTGACCGTGCACTCGCGCCAGGCCAAGCGCTTTGGCGACGAGGAACTGCGGTTTC containing:
- a CDS encoding amino acid ABC transporter substrate-binding protein gives rise to the protein MNFKLSLVLGAGIALACGVAAAQESPTLRKIKESGTVQIGSRDTQIPFSYKTGAESAPIGFTNEICLKVVDAIKAKLGMQKIDVRYTLLNSTNRIPLVQNGTVDLDCATTTNTVQRQQQVDFAPSHFVTNITAAVKKNSGINSIADLQGKTVATVAGSTSMQLLRGFRKTENIEVQEIAGKDTADAFLLLASDRAVAYVLDDVQLAGLIANQPNASDYKLLKDVLRQEPYGIMMRKEDPEFKAIVDQAVTEMMKSGAIDKLYAKWFMSPIPPRNVNLNFPMSDAVREAYKNPNNKGV
- a CDS encoding LysR family transcriptional regulator gives rise to the protein MTFKQLEALYWIAKLGGFAQAANQLHTSQSAVSKRVHELELLFDTELFDRTQRTARLTEKGEEMFVLAARLLEQRDAAVEQFSKPGVVERRLRIGVTELTAMTWLPRLVGLIQRHYPKVILEPDVDDSLQLRDKLLADELDLVIVPDTFADSRMQSKSIGKVQSAWMCKPGVVAAAGTVRLHELARHRMLVQGSNSGTGRAYDAWMKDQGVQPSDTIVVSNLVALTGLTVSGLGVSYLPRQCLDPLVSAGMLAVIEVMPALPAVHYVAMNKGEHRSALTSSIVMLAQECCDFTRMFQAQADEEHDKKREEERKQ
- a CDS encoding SET domain-containing protein, with protein sequence MKRRKQTSSTPFIRVGPSGVHGLGAFATRDLPAYAFLGLYEGRRYTQQEIAAGAWNDQLTYLFTLSNQETIDGGKGGNGTRHLNHACDPNCEAVEEYDDAGELVLKFQTIVPVDAGDELFIDYSLTADDGSPASKYPCHCGSPNCRGTMLAPVEAE
- a CDS encoding response regulator produces the protein MKSAFHIAVLDDEVDITQLLANYLQSHGFRVTQLHDGASLMKLMGSDPADLVLLDLGLPGEDGFSIARRMRENWRCGLVIVTGRGDAVDKVVGLEVGADDYVTKPFDLRELVARVKAVLRRLAPDDASTAAAAAPASAAANPSERLRFAGWQLDLAARSLTNPQGQNVSLTGGEFDLLCAFAHHPGRVLSRDFLLEQTRGREAAPFDRTIDVQVGRLRKKIEADPDDPQIIKSVRGAGYILVPPVTQG
- a CDS encoding PAS domain S-box protein is translated as MANPSSPKTAEPTLATLQGLPSGIEESSVFRSLFIAYPDALLLVDQAGGIVLANPSAASLLGFAVDELVGLNVDALVPDSIRPRHAAYREAYGRAPRARPMGTQMELVAKRKDGSEVMVEIALSPLQSHGLPFVVAAIRDIGAYPRVKQALQRARYSDYLAQLGRLAVDTRDPQVMLDHVPTIAAEALEVEVAMVLLLESSRLEFRVASGVGLVPGEEIGARIASHANTPPGFVFAEAQPVEVPDYGSERRFAVPQAYLDAGLVSALAVPFYDRGRFIGVLTVHSRQAKRFGDEELRFLESLSNLLATSLQRVQTEEALSHAQRLESVGQLTGGIAHDFNNLLTVIQGNLQVLEELPAIAQDGYAQQLVGAAARPRGAAPSSRASCWRFHAGRCCSPTPWTRMPCCIRWPTCCGVRSTSASAS